One Coffea arabica cultivar ET-39 chromosome 5e, Coffea Arabica ET-39 HiFi, whole genome shotgun sequence DNA segment encodes these proteins:
- the LOC140006875 gene encoding uncharacterized protein, whose product MNKVCKKFHFKQYNSFIYYAAANGLAETFNKTLCNLLQKTVDKSKRDWHLRIGEALWAYRTTFRTPPYALVYGVETVLPFECQILSLRIAIHEGLSEEDNVRLRLEELEALDEKRLETQQRIECYQVRLSKAFNKHVRPRSFQLES is encoded by the coding sequence ATGAATAAGGTTTGCaaaaagtttcatttcaaacaatACAATTCTTTCATATACTATGCTGCTGCAAATGGACTCGCTGAAACATTCAACAAGACCTTATGCAATCTGTTGCAGAAAACCGTTGATAAATCAAAAAGGGATTGGCATCTTCGAATTGGAGAAGCTCTTTGGGCATATAGAACTACTTTTCGAACCCCCCCGTACGCACTTGTTTACGGTGTTGAAACTGTTCTTCCATTTGAATGTCAGATACTTTCGCTAAGAATCGCGATTCATGAAGGTCTCAGTGAAGAAGATAACGTTCGTCTTCGTCTTGAGGAATTAGAAGCACTCGATGAAAAGAGATTGGAAACTCAACAACGGATTGAGTGCTATCAAGTCCGCCTTTCAAAAGCATTCAATAAGCACGTTCGACCTCGCTCTTTCCAATTGGAGAGTTAG